From the Sardina pilchardus chromosome 11, fSarPil1.1, whole genome shotgun sequence genome, the window TGTCAGAGCCACTTGCTGTCCTCATCGCTGCAATCCTCTCTGGTTACGACTCCCTCCCACGGTCTGGTCTAGTCTCTTCACACTGTGGAAGTCATGTGCCCCACGACCCCAGACCCCAGCCCACTCACTTTTGTCCCCATTTCAGTGACTAAAATTAGATCACTCTTACTTCAGTCTCTTCCAGAGACATGACATGAGGACCAGAGTATGCCAGCATTTAGCATTTATCTGCATGGCAGACTGTAaacatgaatacattttcaTCGAAGGCTAACTGGACGACATTCCCACTTCAGCAGGACAAAGGAGATCATCACACACGTGTCCCTGTCAGCTACTGTTTGCATCTGTCCCTGTATGTACAGCATGTGACCTCATGTTTGGGCATATATTATGAGATGTGGGAATGACATCatagtgaaaaaaagagaagtcgATGAGGCCTGGTGGTCTAAAGTTGAGTCATAGTCACATGAGTCCTGTAATTGACCTGTCAACTTGTTTAATCTAATTTTGGGATTTGCTTAGCTTGTTTCTACTCGTTCATATTCATGTGCAATGGCCCAAGTGAATGGGCTTATTGTTGAATCAGCTGTTGGTGATGATACCTGTTTTTCCCCAAAATAATTGTAAAATTAAGGTAGCTAATATCTAACGAATAAAAAAGAAAGCTATTCCTTGAAACTACACCCTTCTCATTTTAAATTGCTCTGCCTTCTTGCTCCTTTTCCGTTCCCTCACTCTTTATTTTTCACACCACAAACTTGAAACAGAATTAAAACTGTTTGAAATCGCCACTCTCCGCACATGCATTACCAAGTAGTTTTCCTCAGTCTCTAATCAGCCTgacaaaaacagacatttaATCACAGCAGacaatataggctacacagagAGAATGCCAGGAATCCACGGAATTTCACAGGGTCCAAGAGGTCAGACAGCCACACTGTGAACTAGCCCATGTCTTCTCCTGCCCTTACAGCAAACAGGGGTGGAACAACTACATGGAAATTATGGAAGTTTGTCAATTTCAAAGAGATATACACTGGCGGATATGTCAGGAGATACCAATATATGTTTCCAGACCAGTTttggaaagaaataaaaatgaaattaaaaagaagtaaaaacacacacttagtaGGTTAAAGAAAATATTTGATCATGAGAAGTgaaaagtggtcagatggaTTTAGAAGCTTTTtcatctgaacccttcatatGTAAAGCAAAATCACAAATAGGCTAGGAATAtaaccaaagtctttttaaagcactcattttcttttaaattattATCTAAACTGATTTCATTTAAATGTTACATATCATTAAACATGTTTACTGTCATCATTTGAGGTAGAAAATATGTTACCTGGACTTATTGTCTCACATTCAACCTCTATACATTAACGACAATAAATAATCCAGATGAAAACATTGGCTCAATCTTGCCATCTGGTGGGGGGGAAGTGTATTTTCAAGATCAGGTTTGAGTGAAGGCTATGCTTATCGTCTAATAATTTAAATATTTCAGAAAGACATTGAGGTTTCTTTGTTTGAGAAAATCTTTAATGCCAGGTATATGTGTATCTGacaatgtctttcatttttgcttcccaccaaaaataataaaaagtgaataccaaaagaaaaaaaggaaatctTTATTGCCATATAGCTATTTTTGTTTGTAAGGTAATCAATAATTTGGTATCCAAAACCTATAGTCCTAAGCATGTTAATGACAATACACTCAGAATTATGATATTGTCataatttcacaaaaaaaacactaattTAAATagaagatagagaaaaagacaaTAGCACAAAAACTTTTAGTTTGTTACAAGACAATTCTGTGACCTGACATGTTGAGGCTAAAGTATAGGCTGAAGCCCATTTATTGAAGTCGAAGAatgcagtgatttatttgcaattAGATTGCCTTGTGAAGATTAGTAGACAAGAAGCAGCAatgaaaattaaattaaattatcaGTAAACTCGCCtagagacctacagtatatgccctgCTATTAAATGTAAAAATAGTTAAAGATACTGCTGATAGGTATTTgccagatgcttttatccaaactgacacagacatgcaagTTAACCAATAATAGATGAATAACAGTTTTGAAGTTCTAATATGCTTCTCCtttgtcttttctttgtcttttaaTTTTGCTTTGTCACCTTACTGTTTGTTCTGGGGGTTGATGATGATTTTACGTTTCAACTGAGATCTGTCAAGCACCTTGAGACATGTTCATTGTGCCACTAAATGGAACTGAATTGCACTGAAAATATATATTGTCATGCAGTTACAGACTTTTTGTCAAGACATAAAATAGCCTGAAGTAAAACAAGATGCAAGATGGCCCTCCTCATAGTTATCCTTGAGATCTTTAAGAGTATCCTTTAAATATTGAGGTTCACCCAGGAACACTGGCTACAGTAGTGAAAATTATTCAGTGTGCTTGCCTGAATCACATGTCTCTCAAAAGGCTACTCAGTGTGGCCACCTGCTGGCTGGGTACATGTATAACATGAGGACCATGGAAACACTTTATgttaagggtacatgaatcatcattaATTCCTGTATTAATATCGGACTTCACTtttcattcatgacctcatgcataAACATATACATTTAAACATTAGGTGACTAAGACCACAGTACATCATCATGAATTATGGTTTAATGCGCATCTTGATGATGCATACATGCTAAAACATTAACTCTCAAATGAACAATAGGAAAGTCTATCACAGGATATGGTTAATGAAATCTTAGAGTAACACCTTCATGCCCAGGTCCTCTTGCTTTCAAAGACTGAAGTCATTGTAAATGGGAGGGGTTTAAATCTGTTATGAGACCGCCCcctgtccctcctctccccaacaTTCTAAATCAATTGCATATTGCTATGTATTCATACTAGTAAAATAGAGAATTTTGTTACattattccatattttgtgtagCTTATATCAGAACCCCTGAAATACAGTCCAAAtaccaactagaaaagcactcagagagcgcagacctccgtctgtattgttcttcctaggttgtcatacatttgaacctaaactattcagatcgccaccacgtggccataccatgccattacaccacgaagctaaatacataaacgcagACGGAATCCCAACGGAATTACGGaattactcccaaaatgtaatggtttctACCTTGGGTCAcatccgaccttccctgaaaatctcatcgaaatccatccattactttttgagttatcttgctaacaaacagacagacaaacaaacaaacaaacagacagacaaacgcctgccggggtccccgatgaaaacatatacctccttggcggaagTAAATGACAAATGTACAAAAgacatgtaaaaatgtgtgcatatatgtctTTACTCGTGAGAGTATCAAAGTACTTTACACATTTCTGCCTCATTCATCtattcacacaaacatggcAGAGGCTGCCAAGCAAGGTGCCGACCTACAGACCGGAAGTTTTTACTGGGgttcagtgtcttgctcaaggacacttagGGACAGGAGGAATCAGGCTTTAACCTGCAACCCTTTGGATGCCGAGTGACTCCTCTACCTCTTCTGCCACATATAATTCATGAGGAAGTAATCTTTATTTTTATGTAGACAACCCGAAACCAAGAAGACATCCCCCAAAATGGAaaggtacatactgtagcaacacCTAAAATGAAATAATCATTACATGATATACGTGCATAATTGAACTTGGCACTATTGTATCTATGCACCTTATCTGTTTAATTAGTGATACAGTAGTCTGTAAATCCAACCTTGGCTAGAAACTAAATGTTTAGCTTGAACACAACTCTATACTCTATTCTATACCAACATCCTGTGCATGTAAGCCTTCTGCCTTAAAAGTCAGAGATTGGCAGTGGCTGATACACAATCTTAGGTCGCTTGGTGTAGATCACTGCAGAAACCATCAGCAGGCATCCAGCGATGACAACCAGATTCATGTTCAAACCATTATTTAGCACTGTAAGAAAACAGTTAAACAACAGTTACAAACGGCATGCCATGTATGGTCTGTTTGTCTTAAGAAACAGAAACATAGGGACAAACTGTAACGTTTAACTGCATTTTGTGATGACCCTGGAGAGATTCACAAGAGGACAGTCACCTGTGCTTGGAGCATCTCTGGTGTCTGCACTCCTGCCGAGCCGCACGGGACCCTGGGAAATGTAGTGACTGGTGGTCTGAATGGGAGCCTCTCTCCTGTGATGGTGATGCACTGCAGGTGAGGCAGTGGCATTGGTGCAGCCCTGAGAACACCTGGTGTTGGGGTTTCCAGCCTCACACAGTATCACCGAACAGGTGATGAAAACCTACGGACAGAGAAACCATTTCTAGCACTGATTACAAATGAAAACAGAACATGTATAAGTAAATGTGGTGTGCTCGTCCAGGCATCTGTTACCTGGTCATACCATCCGATGAATTTAAATGCCTTCATTCCAAACTTGACTTTATTGTCATGGTTTGAGTAGAACTTCACAGTTTCATCTTtcttgcatctgtgtgtagAGATGAGATTGCTTTACTGTAATGGGAGAAGCAGCAACAACACACGACAAAGACCCCCAAGTATCCACAGAAGCCCATGTCAAACTTACCCATTTTCAATGATGGTATAGGAAGTATGGGCCTGAGGGTCATCACTGGGACTGGCCTTGCAAGACTCCACAAAGAGCTCAGTGTTGTTGACTGAAGACATGCCTTCAATCTGCATGTACATCATCTCACCAAGGCTGTACTCCAGGGGATAAGAGTTGGGGTCCCTCCGATATTGGAACTGACTTGAGTGGAAGAACTCAAACTGATAACTGAACGTTCCGAATCCTTTTTGCACAAATGCGTAAGGGCCTCTGTGAGTGTCAAACTCTAGGGTCACATTGCTTCTCTTAGGGTACTTGCAGAAGAACTGAAACTCCACCTGATTGATTCTGGTTATGACATTGCTTTGGTTATCAAATGACACAATTTCATTCTTGAAGAAGAGACTGTCCTGATcttcctttttaaaaagaaataggGGAGAGCATGTTCATTTTCTAAAGATACTTTGAACAGATATTTTGTTGGCCTAAAGAAAGTTCACTTACCTCCACTGTAGTACCACATGTGTTAAGGGACATGTTGGCAAAGACATGGGTGCCATTGGAGTAGAGTGTGCAAGATGGGTCATTGAGGCGCAAGTGATCCACATGTAGCTGGATGCTCTCTGATATTGATGTTTCCAGCTCAATAGCCATGAAATTCTCAGTACAAATCACATTGGCTTCAGGAACTGTGGGTGTCAGATAATAGTGTATTACATTAAGGAGTCAAACATATCCTTTAGTATTTCACCAGTTTCTTGGAATAATGAAAAATACAAACCAAATTGATGATGTTCAACCTCAACAACGACACATCTCATCTCAGACTGGTAGAAGTTGCCACTGAAATGAGATACATTGACTGCTTACCACTGATACATTTTACTGTAGACATTTTAATTTGGACTGGTATTGCCAccaatgacagaaatgacagagagTGCTGTCTAATTTGAAAGCTCAATCCTGAGAGAACTGGTTACTTCTTGTTAAACAGCAAATTAAATCAGTGCGAAAAAGTTTATATTGATCAAATGTATGCTAAATCATATTTCGTTCATCATATTTAAagctctcactctggcctataggacactgactggatctgcacccagctacttcagttctttgatcaagatgtacattcccaaccgcccattgcgatcttctgaggagcgtctgttatgtcgaccaaccatacatgctaggtcaaattgtagatcctattcttcagtggttccgtgttggtggaatgagttgcccagtgctctccgttccagcaacagttttggatcttttgagaggggtcttaaggcatatttgtttaatatgcacttagtcttttgagcgtttgttatgtgttatggtttgtatgtgttagtattgttttgttataatttgtccattgattttgacatttgacatttattctgctattgtccttaaatttagccataccatgctatagttattgttattatataattaattgagtgacttatttgattgctattctcattttcattgttttatttctcattaggttggtgcttaaaatgattgttttattgataatattgctattctccctattttgtaattgttcactgttaatttaatttgtattgttatttatttgtatgtcgctttggacaaaggcgtctgctaaataaccataaccataaccatattttGTCACATGCAAATTAGAGAAACACATATTTTAGTCGTACACATAACATttcaacataacataacaaacaTAGCAATCTCTCAGCTTACCCCCATCTGCTCTCAGCAATAAAACAGATGGGAAAATGCTGGCCAAGGTCATCAGTCCTGGGTGTCCATCTCAGGACAAATTCCCCAGAGGTGGTTCTGTCTTTTGTGATGTTTAGAGGGCCACTTATAATGAGATCACGGACCCTTCAAGACAGGACAAACATTATGTAATTACTGAAGATAGGGTAATAGCTTATCAACATGACCACCTAATatcaacaaacagacacacatgcacaaactatGTGGAGGTCTACTTACACTGAGACAGAAGCTGTCGCATTTATTCTGATTTCTAGCTCCCGGTTGATGGCAGCATGAAGTCGCTCTCTGTTGTTTGGAGTGGGATGCAGGAACTTGGGCAAGTACACTCCCTCATTGCAGGATGGAACTGTGTTATCAACTGTGATAACAATAAATCATTAATAACTAGTGCATTTGTGATTCGTGAGAACAAGACAAGAAAATGTGTATTTTCATCAAGTCTTACCATAGACAACAAATTGTAGTGGAAGTCGACTCAATGGAGTGCCGTAATGTGACCAAGGGGTAGTCGTTGCTGGGAGGCTAGTCGTAGTTCTTGTAGTTGAGAGGGGTGTGCTAGTAGAGTAACCCCCTCCCGCATGGGGTGGACCCCTAAAAGATGTTGTTCCGTCGCTGTAGGTGAGATTGATGTGCTGATTTGGGAAGTCCTCAACATACAGCTCAAAACCATAATAGCCAGTGCTGCTATTGTAGGTATGGTGTAGATTGCAAGTATTCTGAGAAAAAAGATCAAAATATTTGTCACATGTTGTCCTGTGAGTGCTTccaggtattgtgtgtgtgtgtgtgtgtgtgtgtgtgtgtgtgtgtgtgtgtgtgtgtgtgagagagagagagagagagagagagagaaagtgagagaggggaaagaaaagagaaagacaggcagacagagagggcacatatgcacatgtgtgtgataCTTCTGGGAGACTCTTACTTGATCAAGGTGAAAGCCTGAGGGTAGATACCTACTGGTTCCACATCTGAACTGATCACCATCTGGATCACAACCTATGAAGTTATATGCACGTGGACAGTTCCGTGGCACACTGAAGAAGATTTGAAAGCTTGTGTTAGTAAAATCCCAACAACTTGTAATGTGTAATATTGACTTTAACATCAACACTTTGACAATAACTTTGTCAATACATTTATCTTTTAACTTTTGTAATTTCATGTCAATCACTACGCATGTGATTGATATCAAACTTATGtgatgagacacacattttgaaAGACTCTGAGTATAAAGACTTTTAGAGATAAAATAATGATTTTACCGGACAAATGATATCATAGTTGCATGTGGAGAACGGTTCGGTTCAGTTGTGTCAGATCGAACTCCAAGATCTACCAAGAGTGGAAGATCCCACCGTCCAATACCATTTCTCAGGGAGATCCAACAGCAACTACGTGCACTAAAATAGGGATAGGATGAAGATGATGTCACAAGAGATACATAATCGTAATTTGACCATAAAATCAACCACTTTCTGTAATCTCCCATTCCAAACTATATTCCAGTTAAACATAAGGGCTTTCTGTAAAGCTAAACCTATGGATGGCACCCTGCTGGTATTATAATGACATGATAATTCTGATA encodes:
- the LOC134095316 gene encoding ZP domain-containing protein-like; the protein is MRCVVVEVEHHQFVPEANVICTENFMAIELETSISESIQLHVDHLRLNDPSCTLYSNGTHVFANMSLNTCGTTVEEDQDSLFFKNEIVSFDNQSNVITRINQVEFQFFCKYPKRSNVTLEFDTHRGPYAFVQKGFGTFSYQFEFFHSSQFQYRRDPNSYPLEYSLGEMMYMQIEGMSSVNNTELFVESCKASPSDDPQAHTSYTIIENGCKKDETVKFYSNHDNKVKFGMKAFKFIGWYDQVFITCSVILCEAGNPNTRCSQGCTNATASPAVHHHHRREAPIQTTSHYISQGPVRLGRSADTRDAPSTVLNNGLNMNLVVIAGCLLMVSAVIYTKRPKIVYQPLPISDF